From a single Streptomyces misionensis genomic region:
- a CDS encoding NAD(P)H-binding protein, translating to MRVIIFGASGMVGQGVLRACLLDDSVTDVLLVVRRPMNMTHPKVREVVHADFADFSAIQSELQGLNACFYCLGVSAAGHKEADYTRITYDYTLAAARAVGTDNPTLTFAYVSGEGTDSTENGRAMWARIKGRTENALLATDLHAYMFRPGYIQPRHGAVSRTASYRALYRLTSWLYPVLHRLAPRHTTTTEHVGRAMLAVVERKGEGPRILTSADINQLGSP from the coding sequence ATGCGTGTAATCATCTTCGGCGCCTCCGGCATGGTCGGACAGGGCGTACTGCGCGCCTGTCTGCTGGACGACAGCGTCACCGACGTCCTGCTGGTCGTACGCAGGCCCATGAACATGACCCACCCGAAGGTCCGCGAAGTCGTGCACGCGGACTTCGCCGACTTCTCCGCGATCCAGAGCGAGTTGCAGGGCCTGAACGCCTGCTTCTACTGCCTGGGCGTCTCGGCGGCCGGACACAAAGAAGCGGACTACACCCGTATCACGTACGACTACACGCTCGCCGCAGCCCGTGCGGTCGGCACCGACAACCCCACCCTGACCTTCGCCTACGTCTCAGGCGAGGGCACCGACAGCACGGAGAACGGCCGCGCAATGTGGGCGCGCATCAAGGGCCGTACGGAAAACGCCCTGCTGGCGACGGACCTCCACGCCTACATGTTCCGCCCCGGCTACATCCAGCCGCGCCACGGCGCGGTGTCCCGGACGGCCAGCTACCGGGCGTTGTACCGGCTCACGTCCTGGCTGTACCCCGTCCTGCACCGCCTCGCACCGCGGCACACCACCACGACCGAGCACGTCGGCCGCGCCATGCTCGCCGTCGTCGAGCGGAAGGGCGAAGGCCCGCGGATACTCACCAGCGCCGACATCAATCAACTCGGCTCGCCATGA
- a CDS encoding SDR family NAD(P)-dependent oxidoreductase — translation MSKVFLVSGSSRGLGREIVTAALAAGHRVMATARDPRSLEDLVAAHGNQVRASQLDVTDPEAAERVVLETVEAFGRLDVVVNNAGQADRASLEDSTLEAFRRQVDTNFYGTVYLSRAALPVLRRQGGGHIIQVSSLGGRLASPGMTAYQSAKWAVGGFSEVLATEVAPLGIKVTVLEPGGMRTDWAGSSMHIPVVSDPYRNTVGAAVETMAEFAQKANSDPAKVAQAVLTVAGLDEPPLRLLLGTDAYTYGRAAWAKRLEEDEAWRHLSLSTDHDEANGDGTRLLDK, via the coding sequence ATGTCAAAGGTTTTCCTCGTCAGCGGTTCCTCCCGTGGACTCGGCCGCGAGATCGTCACTGCCGCCTTGGCCGCGGGCCACCGGGTGATGGCCACTGCCCGCGACCCACGGTCCCTGGAGGATCTGGTTGCCGCGCACGGCAACCAGGTTCGGGCCAGTCAGCTGGACGTGACCGACCCCGAAGCGGCCGAGCGGGTCGTGCTCGAGACCGTCGAGGCGTTCGGGCGGCTGGACGTGGTGGTCAACAACGCGGGACAGGCAGACCGCGCCTCCCTTGAGGACTCAACCTTGGAGGCGTTCCGCCGCCAGGTCGACACCAACTTCTACGGCACCGTCTATCTCAGCCGAGCCGCCCTGCCGGTCCTTCGCCGGCAAGGCGGCGGGCACATCATTCAGGTCTCATCCCTCGGCGGACGGCTCGCCAGTCCGGGGATGACCGCTTACCAGTCGGCCAAGTGGGCCGTCGGCGGATTCTCCGAGGTCCTCGCCACCGAAGTCGCGCCCCTGGGTATCAAGGTCACGGTCCTGGAACCCGGCGGCATGCGCACCGACTGGGCAGGATCGTCGATGCACATCCCGGTGGTCAGCGATCCTTACCGAAACACTGTCGGAGCCGCCGTGGAGACGATGGCCGAGTTTGCCCAGAAGGCAAACAGCGATCCCGCGAAGGTGGCACAGGCCGTTCTCACGGTCGCTGGGCTGGATGAACCCCCACTGCGCCTGCTCCTGGGCACGGACGCCTACACATACGGACGCGCGGCCTGGGCCAAGCGACTTGAGGAGGACGAGGCGTGGCGGCACCTGAGTCTCTCCACTGACCACGACGAGGCGAATGGTGACGGCACGCGGTTGCTCGACAAGTAG
- a CDS encoding cupin domain-containing protein, which produces MPQISPDDPRWTKRGAIYIPADEGVTKWVSDSVYSVKVHSDITDGHLGFVEAQVPPGSGPVAHVHNRNSEAFYLLDGELEFLNGDEKITARSGDFIYVPPGIRHRFLNKSTRHAKMLFLFTPGGPEALFMRGDEPTPGVPAPLWDAERFADYGEAVSDLDIDSPVLPEG; this is translated from the coding sequence ATGCCGCAGATTAGCCCCGACGACCCTCGATGGACGAAGCGTGGAGCCATCTACATTCCCGCTGACGAGGGGGTCACCAAGTGGGTGTCGGACAGTGTCTACTCGGTGAAGGTCCACTCGGATATCACGGACGGGCACCTCGGCTTCGTCGAAGCCCAGGTGCCACCGGGTTCCGGGCCCGTGGCGCACGTGCACAATCGCAACAGCGAGGCATTTTACCTGCTTGACGGCGAGCTGGAGTTTCTCAATGGTGACGAGAAGATCACTGCAAGGTCGGGAGACTTCATCTATGTCCCACCGGGAATCCGTCACCGCTTTCTCAACAAAAGCACCCGCCATGCCAAGATGCTCTTCCTTTTCACCCCCGGCGGCCCTGAGGCTCTGTTCATGCGCGGCGACGAACCTACGCCGGGTGTGCCGGCGCCGTTGTGGGACGCCGAGCGTTTCGCCGACTACGGCGAAGCAGTGAGTGATCTCGACATCGACTCACCTGTCCTCCCGGAAGGCTGA